aaaaacaatatgtaacaatccaattcaataaaacaactaaaaacccttattatataaGTCTttcctttcctgatacgttttatgcttaagaccttccatcattcttgtagcccgtctttggacccgttcaattttgtcaatatctttttgtaggtgaggtctccagaactgaacacactattccaaatgtggtctcaccagcgctctatatagcgggatcacaatctccctcttcctgcttgttatacctctagctatgcagccaagcatcctacttgcttcccctaccgcctgactgcactgctcacccattttgagacagtcagaaatcactacccctaaatccttctcttcccaTCTTAGAAAACCCTCacccacctgttgtggttagctctggcccagctcctgccccaaggactgtggatgtgggggagtcatccacatgctgcaggcctggtttgcccccggttgaatctgatgatgaaggctcctctgaccaagaagacatgagtgacagggaggaggagagtgtggcagacatctcagaaggagatcaattatctagctcctctttggattcagaacaagagttcatgatacagccatgcatgcggagagcgatgcataggcaacaacaactgagagattattatcaaagaaaatgaggccacctggggttgggtgggactgtggtcattagtgaggctgctataaatagcagcctgtgggtttggccattgtggaggattatctgatcgttgtgtttcatgcctgctttgctgactttgacctttgtgtgctgattttcccccgctttgaaactaaaccagagcaaagtgtgtttcactttgggaaagaagaaggactgtgaattgcctcacagctgcaagctaagtatctcagaactgataagggatttgtacaaattaccagtttgtttggagaccagtgctctttgctatacaaaaagagtgctctgtttatttgcattttcggtataaagaacattgttttgaattttcaaacgtgtgtgtgtgaaattgtatctgtgcatttttgggaggattctaccagagagcccgacaaaacactacccctaaatccttctcttcccaTCTTAGAacaccctcccccctctcccaagtAGGAAAGCTTTGAATTACTGACTTCAAAGTAGGTTCGGTAGGAAATGTAGATTAAAACCCGACGCCACGTACTTTGCTCTTGTGGGTGAAGGGACATGTAGAGGAGGCTCCAGAGCAGCGTGTTGGATGTAGTGTCGGTGCCGGCGAGAAAAAGGTCTCCAAGAATGAAGAACAGGTAGTCTTCGTTAAAGCTACTTTCCCCGTTGACCTTCTTTTCTTCGTCCGAATGCAGGAGGTACATATCAATGAAGTCTCGGGGATGCTGGGCATCCAAGCTTCCCCTGTGCTGCCTGATGATGTTTTTCAAGAAAGCTGTGATGTCCAGCACCATCTGCCTGAATTCTCGGAAAGGCCGGAAAGGAAGGTAATAGAGCCACGGGAAAATGTTGACCAGCAGAACCTGGCTATTCAGGCTGAACTCCAGGACACGGGACATAAGATTCAGCATGTTCTTGAACTCGGCGTCGTCGTAGTCGAAGCGCCTGCCAAAGGCCATCGAGCAGATCACGTTGGACACCGCGTTGCCGATGATAGGGAAAGGGTCGAATTGCCCCTCGCCGTGCTTCAGGATCTCATCTTTCACGTACTTGAATTCTTCAATGATTTTCGGCTCCAGGCTGTGCTTCCCTAATCCAAAGTGACGGAGAGTTGAGTGGGAGAACTTCCTCTGTTTTTTCCACACTAGGTTGTAAGGCGCAAACACCACACCTGTATGGAGAAAAGAACATTTAGGATTTGAAATGGGGCTCCTTGAAAATCTTGTCTGCAGCTTCTTTCGTTCCAAGGCCTTTGTCAGCCAGCCTGTTGCTTGCTGCCATagaaagtggggagggaatagggcagtgataataataataataataattattattattaattcttattcttattgtttattctttattattattattctttattctttattcttatccttattcattattattattattattattattattattattattatttattatatttgtatgccgcccctctcggaagattcagggcggctcacaacacaatacacaatatacaaatacaatattaaaaacagataaaaccccttatttaaaaacaagacatacacacaaacatactatacataaactatataggcctggggaagatgtctcagttcccccatgcctgacggtagaggtgggttttaagaagtttaggaaaggcaaggagggtgggggcaatcctaatctctgggggaagctggttccagagggtcggggcagccacagagaaggctcttcccctgggtcccaccagacgacattgtttagtcgacgggacccagagaaggccgactctgtgggacctgactggtcgctgggattcatgcggcagaaggcggtccctgagatattctggtctgatgccaggaagggctttataggtcataaccaacactttgaattgtgaccggaaactgatcggcagccaatgcagactgcggagtgttggtgtaacatgggcatacctggggaagcccatgatcgctctcgcagctacattctgcacgacctgaagtttccaaacattttcaaaggtagccccatgtagaaagcattacagtagtcgaacctcgaggtgatgagggcatgagtgactgtgagcagtgagtcccggtccagatagggccgcaacataaaacatatcaatgaaagaatagaagaagagatataggaatagaagaaaggtataggagatataggagagcaataggacaggggacggaagggactctagtgcacttgtacttgccccttactgacctcttaggaatctggataggtcaaccgtagataatctaagggtaaagtgttgggggtttggggatgatagtATGAGttgcacgcttcgacaactcggttactgaagtcatattttttacagtcaagtttggagcggttaatattaagtttaaatctgttgtgtgctcttgtgttgttgtggttgaagctgcagtagtcgccgacaggcaggacgttgaaggatatgatcttgtgggcaattcttagatcatgtttaaggcgtcttagttctaaactttctaggcccaggattgaaagtctagcctcgtaggggattctgtttcgagtggaggcgtGATGGTGAAGTATCTgtgcatacccactaaaaccctccttgtgtattggacaaaatcgaccaatggataaataaaataaataaaagagttacCCTTCTTCTCGGTGAGGAGGGCCACCATGGGCGTGCTGGGGCGGTCGCTGAAGACCTCGGCCTGAGCCACCAGCGCATCCCGGACGGCTTCGAAGTCGCTCAGCACAATGACGTGGCGGCGGCCCAGCTCCATTCGGAAGATGCTGCCGTACATTTTAGCCAGCCCGGTCAGCAGCACGTGCATCGGCGCCGGCCCTCCGCCGCAGCCGCTTCCCTTCTTGCGGGCCGGGAAGAGCCCGGAGACCTGCAGCTTTTTGGGCAGCAGAGCGAAGGCGAAGTTGCCCACCAGGGGCCAAGgcttggggcccggcgggaggcgcTGCAGACTCCGCCGACCCAACAGCCACCACAAGGCCAGCAGCAGCCCGGCGGCTCCGAGCATCGCCGCTCTAACGGTATCCGGCGCCAGAGGGGAAGAAGCCGACTCCTCCGCCATCATCCCTGCAGGGCGAACCCAGCTGCAGGTGTAACGCGACGCTACTTACGCCGCCCCCGCTTATGGCTTCGGGCTATTGCGGACGCGCCTTTGTTTTCCCCACCGGCGGGTCGGCGGCAGCTACTCTTTTCATTGGCTGCCCGCGGGGAAGAAAGAAGCAATGACAGCTCGCGGGAAACGCCTAACCCAAAAGCCCGTGACGTCATGGATTCCAAAGGGAGGGGGGTTTCTCCTCTGAGCGGCCGGGCTGGACTCGCCCGGGGACCCGCGGCGTGTGCGTTTGTAGCGGGCGCGGGCGCGCGCACGAACGAGAACCCGCCCAAcgatgctttttttttcttttttagaaggCCGTGAGGTGGATGATACTAAAATTGATTGTAATAGTTATCAATTTATAATATGGATGATACTAAAATTGATTGTAATAGTTATGGATTTATAatatggatagaaacatagaaacatagaagtctgacggcagaaaaagacctcatggtccatctagtctgcccttatactatttcctgtattttatcttacgatggatatatgtttatcccaggcatgtttaaattcagttactgtggatttatctaccacgtctgctggaagtttgttccaaggatctactactctttcagtaaaataatattttctcatgttgcttttgatctttcccccaaaattgATTGTAATAGTTATCCATttatacttctcttctttttactttctatcgtcatatatattacttaatgtctattctcttccatatgtattgtatattggacaaagaataaataaaaataataaaataaaatttataatatgGATGATGCTAAAATTGATTGTAATAGTTATCCATTTATAATATGGATTTATAATATGGATGATGCTAAAATTAATTGTGATAGTTATCAATTTATAATATGGATTTATAATATGGATGATACTAAAATTGATTGTATTAGTTATCAATTTATAATATGGATTTATAAGATGGATGATACTAAAATGGATTGTAATAGTTATCAATTTACAATATGGATTTATAAGATGGATGATACTAAAATGGATTGTAATAGTTATCCATTTATAATATGGATCTATAATATGGATGATACTAAAATGGATTGTAATAGTTATCAATTTATAATATGGATTTATAAGATGGATGATACTAAAATGGATTGTAATAGTTATCCATTTATAATATGGATTTATAATATGGAGGATACTAAAATTGATTGTAATAGTTATCCATTTACAATATGGATTTATAAGATGGATGATACTAAAATGGATTGTAATAGTTATCAATTTATAATAGATTTATAATATGGATGATACTAAAATGGATTGTAATAGTTATCAATTTACAATATGGATTTATAAGATGGATGATACTAAAATGGATTGTAATAGTTATCCATTTATAATATGGATCTATAATATGGATGATACTAAAATGGATTGTAATAGTTATCAATTTATAATATGGATTTATAAGATGGATGATACTAAAATGGATTGTAATAGTTATCCATTTATAATATGGATTTATAATATGGAGGATACTAAAATTGATTGTAATAGTTATCCATTTACAATATGGATTTATAAGATGGATGATACTAAAATGGATTGTAATAGTTATCAATTTATAATAGATTTATAATATGGATGATACTAAAATTGATTGTAATAGTTATCAATTTATAATTCGGATTTATAATATGGATGATACTAAAATTGATTGTAATAGTTATCAATTGTTTTACTCCATGTCTGTTCTGGACttcatatagcagtgatggcaaacctttttttccctcgggtgccgaaagcatgtgcgCGCACACTATCGCATCtgtacaagtgcccacactcataattcaattcctggggagggtaaaaattgcctcccctgcccccctcccctgtttctggccttctgggggccagaaacagcccattctcaacttctggtgggcccagtattcaattcaattcaatttattagatttgtatgctgcccctctccgaagattcagggcggctcacaacaataataaaaacaatattccagcgaaaacaaatctaatattaaaaagcacataaaaccctatcatatttaaaaaagcaaacaacatatacatacccaaacatgaatataaaaaagcctggaggaaaggtgtctcaactcccccatgcctggcggtatagatgggtcttgagtaatttacgaaagacaaggagtgtgggggcagttctaatctccggggggagttgattccagagggccggggtacTCAATATAATAAAATGTCTCTTGAAGGGTCTTTGGAAAATAGC
This DNA window, taken from Erythrolamprus reginae isolate rEryReg1 chromosome 7, rEryReg1.hap1, whole genome shotgun sequence, encodes the following:
- the CYP2U1 gene encoding cytochrome P450 2U1 codes for the protein MMAEESASSPLAPDTVRAAMLGAAGLLLALWWLLGRRSLQRLPPGPKPWPLVGNFAFALLPKKLQVSGLFPARKKGSGCGGGPAPMHVLLTGLAKMYGSIFRMELGRRHVIVLSDFEAVRDALVAQAEVFSDRPSTPMVALLTEKKGVVFAPYNLVWKKQRKFSHSTLRHFGLGKHSLEPKIIEEFKYVKDEILKHGEGQFDPFPIIGNAVSNVICSMAFGRRFDYDDAEFKNMLNLMSRVLEFSLNSQVLLVNIFPWLYYLPFRPFREFRQMVLDITAFLKNIIRQHRGSLDAQHPRDFIDMYLLHSDEEKKVNGESSFNEDYLFFILGDLFLAGTDTTSNTLLWSLLYMSLHPQEQRKVQEEIELVIGCNRPPTLADKAHMPFTEATIMEVQRMTVVVPLSIPRMASETTELQGYIIPKGSIIIPNLWSVHRDPNKWENPDDFCPRRFLDENGQLLKKETFIPFGIGKRVCMGEQLAKMELFLMFVSLLQSFTFIFPEDLKKPPMEGRFGLTLAPFPFKLIALKR